In a single window of the Chrysiogenia bacterium genome:
- a CDS encoding glutamate synthase subunit beta, with amino-acid sequence MGKIGGFLEYERKGIPERDPAERKSDYNEVYERRPLPELQEQAARCMDCGTPFCHTGCPLGNLIPDWNDGAYRGQWDEAIFRLHATNNFPEFTGLVCPAPCENSCVLGINEPPVSIKQIEYATIDEAFLAGKVKPQPAAKKTGKKVAVVGSGPAGLAAAQQLCRAGHDVTVFERADRIGGLLRYGIPNFKLEKHIVDRRLKQMEEEGVVFKPSTNIGVDIDANDLKKDFDAVVLSGGATQARDLPIEGRELEGVHFAMDFLTQQTKVVEGDQIDPSERISAEGKNVVVIGGGDTGADCVGTSTRQGAKQVIQLELLDRPTDERPGDNPWPQWARIYRMSYAIAENGEQKYSVSTKRFIGEDGKLKKLHCVEIEWLPSENGGRPQMKEVEGSDFEIDADLCFLAMGFLGPEKEGMLTQLGVELDERGNVKTGEDRQTSVPGIFAAGDMRRGQSLVVWAIAEGRDAAYHVDKFLMGRSYLDVPGENANYSMR; translated from the coding sequence ATGGGAAAGATTGGCGGATTTCTTGAATACGAGCGCAAGGGCATTCCCGAGAGGGATCCGGCCGAGCGCAAGAGCGACTACAACGAGGTCTACGAGCGTCGGCCCCTGCCCGAGCTGCAGGAACAGGCCGCGCGCTGCATGGACTGCGGCACGCCTTTTTGTCACACGGGCTGCCCGCTGGGGAACCTCATCCCCGACTGGAACGACGGTGCCTACCGCGGCCAGTGGGACGAGGCCATCTTCCGGCTCCACGCGACCAACAACTTCCCGGAATTCACCGGTCTTGTCTGCCCGGCGCCCTGCGAGAATTCCTGCGTGCTGGGCATCAACGAGCCCCCGGTCTCCATCAAGCAGATCGAGTACGCCACCATCGACGAGGCCTTCCTCGCCGGCAAGGTGAAGCCCCAGCCCGCAGCGAAGAAGACCGGCAAGAAGGTCGCCGTCGTGGGCAGCGGCCCGGCGGGCCTTGCCGCCGCGCAGCAGCTCTGCCGCGCCGGCCATGACGTGACCGTCTTCGAGCGCGCCGACCGCATCGGCGGCCTGCTCCGCTACGGCATTCCGAACTTCAAGCTCGAAAAGCACATCGTCGACCGCCGCCTCAAGCAGATGGAGGAAGAGGGCGTTGTCTTCAAACCGAGCACCAACATCGGCGTGGACATCGACGCCAACGATCTCAAGAAGGACTTCGACGCGGTCGTCCTCTCAGGCGGCGCCACCCAGGCCCGCGATCTCCCCATTGAGGGTCGCGAGCTCGAGGGCGTCCACTTCGCCATGGATTTCCTGACCCAGCAGACCAAGGTCGTCGAAGGCGACCAGATCGACCCGTCCGAGCGCATCAGCGCCGAGGGCAAGAACGTCGTCGTCATCGGCGGCGGCGATACCGGCGCCGACTGCGTGGGCACCTCCACCCGTCAGGGCGCCAAGCAGGTCATTCAGCTCGAACTGCTCGACCGCCCCACCGACGAGCGCCCGGGCGACAACCCCTGGCCCCAGTGGGCGCGCATCTACCGCATGAGCTACGCCATCGCCGAGAACGGCGAGCAGAAGTATTCGGTTTCCACCAAGCGCTTCATTGGCGAGGACGGCAAGCTCAAGAAGCTCCACTGCGTGGAGATCGAGTGGCTTCCCTCCGAGAACGGCGGGCGCCCGCAGATGAAGGAAGTCGAAGGCAGCGACTTCGAGATCGACGCCGATCTCTGCTTCCTGGCCATGGGCTTCCTGGGGCCCGAGAAGGAAGGCATGCTCACCCAGCTCGGCGTGGAACTCGACGAGCGCGGCAACGTGAAGACCGGCGAGGATCGCCAGACCAGCGTGCCGGGCATCTTCGCCGCCGGGGACATGCGCCGCGGCCAGTCGCTCGTCGTCTGGGCCATCGCCGAAGGACGCGACGCCGCCTACCACGTGGACAAGTTCCTCATGGGCCGCAGCTACCTCGACGTCCCCGGCGAGAACGCCAACTACTCCATGCGCTAG